The following proteins are encoded in a genomic region of Burkholderia cepacia:
- a CDS encoding PDR/VanB family oxidoreductase — MQANRHQVRIDALIDAAQDIRCFRVSRVDGQPFDAYEPGAHIDVTAPSGITRQYSLCGNPDERGSYLFAVKKEAQSRGGSRSLHDDVAVGAELSIGTPRNLFRLTDDASEHVLIAAGIGITPLLSMAYALHKRGARYRLHYFARSREHAAFVDELSAEPFASRVTFHYGVEPDGLAVELDRCVASVDAHAHVYTCGPGPFMDAVVAAAATRVPEDSIHLERFAAEPAAADAGQAEAGAGPADGFEVRLQRSGQSVRVTPDTSIVDALARIGIEVDTSCGEGVCGTCMVPVIDGEPDHRDHCLSKAERASNTVICCCVSRARSAVLVLDL; from the coding sequence ATGCAAGCGAACCGCCACCAGGTCCGGATCGACGCGCTGATCGACGCGGCGCAGGACATCCGCTGTTTCCGGGTTTCGCGCGTCGACGGCCAGCCGTTCGATGCGTACGAACCGGGCGCCCATATCGACGTCACCGCCCCGTCCGGCATCACGCGCCAATACTCGCTGTGCGGCAACCCCGACGAACGTGGCAGCTACCTGTTCGCGGTGAAGAAGGAAGCGCAGTCGCGCGGCGGCTCGCGTTCGCTGCACGACGACGTGGCCGTCGGCGCCGAGCTGTCGATCGGCACGCCGCGCAACCTGTTTCGTCTGACGGATGACGCGAGCGAGCACGTGCTGATCGCGGCCGGCATCGGCATCACGCCGCTGCTGTCGATGGCGTACGCGCTGCACAAGCGCGGCGCGCGCTACCGACTGCACTACTTCGCACGCAGCCGCGAGCATGCGGCCTTTGTCGATGAACTGTCGGCCGAGCCGTTCGCGTCGCGCGTGACGTTCCACTACGGCGTCGAGCCCGATGGGCTCGCGGTTGAACTCGACCGCTGCGTCGCGTCGGTCGATGCGCACGCGCATGTTTATACGTGCGGCCCGGGACCGTTCATGGATGCGGTCGTCGCGGCGGCCGCGACGCGCGTGCCCGAAGACTCGATCCATCTCGAACGTTTCGCTGCGGAACCCGCCGCCGCCGATGCGGGCCAGGCCGAAGCCGGCGCCGGCCCGGCCGACGGCTTCGAAGTCCGGCTGCAGCGCAGCGGGCAATCGGTCCGCGTGACGCCCGACACGTCGATCGTCGACGCGCTCGCGCGGATCGGCATCGAAGTCGATACGTCATGCGGCGAAGGCGTGTGCGGCACCTGCATGGTGCCCGTCATCGACGGCGAACCCGATCATCGCGACCATTGCCTCAGCAAGGCCGAACGCGCGAGCAATACGGTGATCTGCTGCTGCGTGTCGCGGGCACGCTCGGCGGTGCTGGTGCTCGATCTCTGA
- a CDS encoding LysR family transcriptional regulator: MTHPAPGRPATPARPDPSAHDADSLDGLRVQDLDLNLLKTFRAVYEERHVGRAALRLGVTQPSVSYALGRLRLMFRDALFVRTGTGVEPTPRAQRLAISVDKALAILQDVLDEGSRFTPDSTQRVFRLHMSDFAASAFLPTLLAAFDRRAPGAVIETLHVDECQLNVALESGRIDFALGHFADASSHFQRTALLHERCVLLMPRRTAQRVGLPDDFVLDGTAPDALRFVAVTSHPQSMQLLERHALMPRVRAALPDFMVVPALLQDGDYALILPETIAITFAARQPCVLYEIAGAGEWAVNAYWHRRFDADPGHRWLRALLLELFNIGQQAPFDTWLAPQPPACA; encoded by the coding sequence ATGACGCACCCCGCTCCCGGCCGCCCGGCGACGCCGGCCCGCCCCGACCCTTCCGCTCACGATGCCGACTCGCTCGACGGCCTGCGCGTGCAGGATCTCGATCTCAACTTGCTGAAGACGTTTCGCGCGGTCTACGAGGAGCGGCACGTCGGCCGCGCGGCGCTGCGGCTCGGCGTCACACAGCCGTCGGTCAGCTATGCGCTCGGCCGGTTGCGGCTGATGTTCCGCGACGCGCTGTTCGTGCGTACCGGCACCGGCGTCGAGCCGACGCCGCGCGCACAGCGGCTCGCGATCTCGGTCGACAAGGCGCTCGCGATCCTGCAGGACGTGCTCGACGAAGGGTCGCGCTTCACGCCCGACAGCACGCAGCGCGTGTTCCGCCTGCACATGAGCGATTTCGCGGCGAGCGCATTCCTGCCGACGCTGCTCGCCGCGTTCGACCGGCGCGCGCCGGGTGCGGTGATCGAGACGTTGCACGTCGACGAATGCCAACTCAACGTCGCGCTCGAATCGGGGCGCATCGATTTCGCGCTCGGGCATTTCGCCGATGCGTCGAGCCACTTCCAGCGCACCGCGCTGCTGCACGAGCGCTGCGTGCTGCTGATGCCGCGCCGCACCGCGCAGCGCGTCGGGTTGCCCGACGATTTCGTGCTCGACGGTACGGCGCCCGACGCGCTGCGCTTCGTCGCGGTCACGTCGCATCCGCAGTCGATGCAACTGCTCGAGCGGCACGCGCTGATGCCGCGCGTGCGCGCGGCACTGCCCGATTTCATGGTGGTGCCCGCGCTGCTGCAGGACGGCGACTACGCGCTGATCCTGCCGGAGACGATCGCGATCACGTTCGCCGCGCGACAGCCGTGCGTGCTGTACGAGATTGCGGGCGCCGGCGAATGGGCCGTCAATGCATACTGGCACCGGCGCTTCGACGCGGACCCTGGCCATCGCTGGCTGCGCGCGTTGCTGCTCGAACTGTTCAATATCGGGCAGCAGGCGCCGTTCGACACATGGCTCGCGCCGCAGCCGCCCGCCTGCGCGTAG
- a CDS encoding spinster family MFS transporter: MSASTARAADGKRYTYEWYVVVICMLAYVFSFVDRQVLVLMIEPIKRDLHLSDTQFSLLNGFAFSLFYAVMGLPVAYLADRYARPRIISIGIALWSVATAACGLSQHFVQMFIARMGVGVGEAALSPGAYSMLADYFPKEKLGRAIAVYSLGSFIGGGVAFLIGGYVIALLKHASAFTLPVVGQVHAWQVTFLIVGLPGILVALLFAATVRDPQRKGLAQDRSGAVRRVSMRDSLRFVGTHRATFSCHYLGFSFYAMTLYCLLSWTPAFYIRRFGMTAVEAGYTLGIVLLVANTAGVFCGGWLNDWLLRRGRADAPMRAGAIGAACMVIPATLFTQLDSLPASLAMLVVAMFFASFPMPTSTAAMQTLAPNQMRAQISALFLLVSNLIALGIGTTVVALFTDRVFGAPAAVGHSMSIVNVAAATLAALLLAAGCRHYRRSLDRERGHASAAAPLAADAGDAIAAR; this comes from the coding sequence ATGTCCGCATCCACGGCCCGCGCTGCCGACGGCAAGCGCTATACGTACGAATGGTATGTCGTCGTCATCTGCATGCTCGCGTACGTCTTTTCGTTCGTCGACCGCCAGGTCCTCGTGCTGATGATCGAGCCGATCAAGCGCGACCTGCACCTGTCCGACACGCAGTTCAGCCTGCTCAACGGCTTCGCGTTCTCGCTGTTCTACGCGGTGATGGGGCTGCCGGTCGCGTATCTCGCCGACCGCTATGCGCGCCCGCGCATCATCTCGATCGGCATCGCGCTGTGGAGCGTCGCGACGGCCGCATGCGGGCTCAGCCAGCATTTCGTGCAGATGTTCATCGCGCGGATGGGCGTGGGCGTCGGCGAAGCCGCGCTGTCGCCCGGCGCGTATTCGATGCTCGCCGACTACTTCCCGAAGGAGAAGCTCGGGCGCGCGATCGCCGTGTATTCGCTCGGCTCGTTCATCGGCGGCGGCGTCGCCTTCCTGATCGGCGGCTACGTGATCGCGCTGCTCAAGCATGCGAGCGCGTTCACTCTGCCGGTCGTCGGGCAGGTGCATGCGTGGCAGGTTACGTTCCTGATCGTCGGGCTGCCGGGGATTCTCGTTGCACTGCTGTTCGCCGCGACCGTGCGCGACCCGCAGCGCAAGGGGCTCGCACAGGATCGCTCGGGCGCCGTGCGGCGCGTGTCGATGCGCGATTCGCTGCGCTTCGTCGGCACGCATCGCGCGACCTTCTCGTGCCACTACCTCGGCTTCTCGTTCTACGCGATGACGCTGTACTGCCTGCTGAGCTGGACGCCCGCGTTCTATATCCGACGCTTCGGGATGACGGCCGTCGAAGCCGGCTACACGCTCGGCATCGTGCTGCTGGTCGCGAATACGGCCGGCGTGTTCTGCGGCGGCTGGCTCAACGACTGGCTGCTGCGACGCGGCCGTGCCGATGCACCGATGCGCGCCGGCGCGATCGGCGCCGCCTGCATGGTGATTCCCGCGACGCTGTTCACGCAGCTCGACTCGCTGCCCGCGTCGCTCGCGATGCTCGTGGTCGCGATGTTCTTCGCGTCGTTCCCGATGCCGACGTCGACCGCCGCGATGCAGACGCTCGCGCCGAACCAGATGCGCGCGCAGATCTCCGCGCTGTTCCTGCTCGTGTCGAACCTGATCGCGCTCGGGATCGGCACGACCGTCGTCGCACTGTTCACCGACCGCGTATTCGGCGCACCGGCCGCGGTCGGCCATTCGATGTCGATCGTCAACGTCGCGGCAGCCACGCTCGCCGCGCTGCTGCTCGCCGCCGGCTGCCGGCACTACCGCCGCAGCCTCGATCGCGAACGCGGTCACGCATCGGCAGCGGCACCGCTGGCAGCCGATGCGGGCGACGCGATCGCCGCGCGCTGA
- a CDS encoding porin, with the protein MNQPNGRADRLAVPLAALLACIALPAAAQSSVTLYGRIDTAIEYANAGPNHVTRMGSGNLWASQWGLKGVEDLGGGYATIFKLEDGFNAGSGALSNSSALFGREAWVGITGPFGGVQFGELYTILHTTLVTYSLPGLGAGLAWGNATNNFVGPAFLRVRNSMRYTSPRYAGFLLRAMAARGTNGAAGQPATLGDTYGAGVNYVHGGLSVDVDYMQQKFSPVAAATLGDTSPAANGNYTLGAVSYDFNVVKVAALYMRHRGGPDVATAIDSQSAYPHSDIMELSATVPIGRASLLLSVGHYRKVADSEGNADSYGIRFDYPLSKRTVLYTGAAMVRNGAHARFVVNGAAGGGVAVAKPGATASSIVAGILTSF; encoded by the coding sequence ATGAACCAACCGAACGGGCGGGCCGACCGGCTTGCCGTACCGCTTGCCGCGCTGCTCGCCTGCATTGCGCTGCCGGCCGCCGCGCAATCGAGCGTGACGCTCTATGGGCGCATCGACACCGCGATCGAATACGCGAACGCCGGGCCGAACCACGTGACGCGCATGGGCAGCGGCAACCTGTGGGCGTCGCAATGGGGGCTGAAGGGCGTAGAGGATCTCGGCGGCGGCTACGCGACGATCTTCAAGCTTGAGGACGGCTTCAACGCGGGCAGCGGTGCGCTGTCGAACAGCAGCGCGCTGTTCGGCCGCGAAGCGTGGGTCGGCATCACGGGGCCGTTCGGCGGCGTGCAGTTCGGCGAGCTTTACACGATCCTGCATACGACGCTCGTCACGTACAGCCTGCCCGGCCTCGGCGCGGGGCTCGCATGGGGCAACGCGACCAACAACTTCGTCGGGCCCGCGTTCCTGCGCGTGCGCAATTCGATGCGCTACACGTCGCCGCGCTACGCGGGCTTCCTGCTGCGCGCGATGGCCGCGCGCGGCACCAACGGTGCGGCCGGGCAGCCGGCGACGCTCGGCGATACGTACGGCGCGGGCGTCAACTACGTGCACGGCGGCCTGTCGGTCGACGTCGACTACATGCAGCAGAAGTTCAGCCCGGTAGCGGCGGCCACGCTCGGCGACACGAGCCCGGCCGCGAACGGCAACTACACGCTCGGCGCGGTTTCGTACGACTTCAACGTCGTGAAGGTCGCCGCGCTGTACATGCGCCATCGCGGCGGCCCCGACGTCGCGACCGCGATCGACAGCCAGAGCGCGTATCCGCACAGCGACATCATGGAACTGAGCGCGACGGTGCCGATCGGGCGCGCGTCGCTGCTGTTGAGCGTCGGCCATTACCGGAAGGTCGCTGACAGCGAAGGCAACGCGGATTCGTACGGCATCCGCTTCGACTATCCGCTGTCGAAGCGCACGGTGCTGTACACGGGCGCCGCGATGGTGCGCAATGGCGCGCATGCGCGCTTCGTCGTCAACGGCGCGGCGGGCGGCGGCGTCGCGGTCGCGAAGCCGGGCGCGACCGCGAGCTCGATCGTCGCGGGCATCCTCACGTCGTTCTGA